Proteins found in one Candidatus Thorarchaeota archaeon genomic segment:
- a CDS encoding helix-turn-helix domain-containing protein, translated as MERSWENFGILLKKERQRNQMSRKELAEKINKKEATIISWEQGIR; from the coding sequence ATGGAAAGAAGCTGGGAAAATTTCGGTATTTTATTAAAAAAAGAACGCCAACGCAACCAAATGAGTAGAAAAGAGCTCGCAGAAAAGATCAATAAAAAGGAGGCAACTATTATTAGCTGGGAGCAAGGAATTAGGC